From Phycisphaerae bacterium, the proteins below share one genomic window:
- a CDS encoding aldehyde dehydrogenase family protein, whose translation MATATATPTAAPAKPDVKIKYTKCLIDGQWVDAASGKTFETINPATGDTIAQVAEGDAADIDKAVKAARKAFDSGPWAKMSGAERGRLMYKLADLIEKHKDELAALETLDNGKPLRDSLNADLPLTIACYRYYAGWADKNHGKTIPINGPYFCYTRHEPVGVCGQIIPWNFPMLMQAWKWGPALSMGNTVILKPAEQTPLTSLFVAQLALEAGYPQGVINVVPGMGPGAGGALAKHMDVDKVAFTGSTEVGHLIMEAAAKSNLKRVSLELGGKSPNIVFADADADAAIQGAYFGLFFNQGQCCCAGSRLYVEDKIHDQFVEKLVGIAKSRRVGDPFDMKTHQGPQVSREQFDRVMSYIDKGNKEGAKRAVGGSRVGDKGYFIEPTVFTGVKDEMTIAQEEIFGPVMCVMPFKDVEEVTQRANQSVYGLAAAVWTKDIEKAMRISNSVRAGTVWVNCYDVFDAGAPFGGYKMSGIGRELGEYGLQHYTEVKTVTVKI comes from the coding sequence ATGGCTACCGCGACCGCAACGCCAACCGCCGCCCCCGCCAAGCCGGACGTCAAGATCAAGTACACCAAGTGTCTCATCGACGGCCAATGGGTCGATGCCGCGAGCGGCAAGACCTTTGAGACGATCAACCCGGCGACCGGCGACACGATCGCGCAGGTCGCGGAGGGCGATGCCGCCGACATCGACAAGGCCGTGAAGGCGGCGCGGAAGGCCTTTGACAGCGGACCGTGGGCGAAGATGAGCGGGGCGGAGCGCGGGCGGCTGATGTACAAGCTGGCCGACCTGATTGAGAAGCACAAGGACGAACTGGCGGCGCTGGAGACGCTGGACAACGGCAAGCCGCTGCGCGATTCGCTGAACGCCGACCTGCCGCTGACGATCGCGTGCTATCGGTACTATGCGGGCTGGGCTGATAAGAACCACGGCAAGACGATCCCGATCAACGGGCCGTACTTCTGCTACACGCGGCACGAGCCGGTCGGCGTGTGCGGACAGATCATCCCCTGGAACTTCCCGATGCTCATGCAGGCGTGGAAGTGGGGACCGGCCCTGTCGATGGGCAACACGGTCATCCTCAAGCCCGCCGAGCAGACGCCGCTGACGTCGCTGTTTGTTGCGCAGCTCGCCCTGGAGGCGGGGTACCCGCAGGGCGTCATCAACGTCGTGCCGGGCATGGGACCGGGAGCAGGCGGTGCGCTGGCCAAGCACATGGACGTGGACAAGGTCGCCTTCACCGGCTCGACGGAAGTCGGGCACCTCATCATGGAGGCGGCGGCGAAGAGCAATCTGAAGCGCGTCAGCCTCGAACTCGGCGGCAAGAGCCCGAACATCGTTTTCGCCGACGCCGACGCGGACGCGGCGATCCAGGGGGCCTATTTCGGCCTGTTCTTCAACCAGGGGCAGTGCTGCTGCGCGGGGTCGCGGCTGTACGTCGAGGACAAGATTCACGATCAGTTCGTGGAGAAGCTCGTCGGCATCGCCAAGAGCCGCCGCGTAGGCGATCCGTTCGACATGAAGACTCACCAGGGCCCGCAGGTCTCGCGCGAGCAGTTCGACCGTGTAATGAGTTACATCGACAAGGGCAACAAGGAGGGGGCCAAGCGCGCCGTCGGTGGCAGCCGCGTGGGCGACAAGGGCTACTTCATCGAGCCGACGGTGTTCACGGGCGTGAAAGACGAGATGACCATCGCGCAGGAAGAGATCTTCGGCCCGGTCATGTGCGTGATGCCGTTCAAGGACGTGGAGGAAGTCACGCAGCGGGCGAACCAGTCGGTGTACGGCCTGGCCGCCGCGGTGTGGACGAAGGACATCGAGAAGGCTATGCGGATTTCGAACAGCGTCCGCGCGGGGACGGTCTGGGTGAACTGCTACGACGTCTTCGACGCGGGGGCGCCGTTCGGCGGCTACAAGATGTCCGGCAT
- a CDS encoding DUF2752 domain-containing protein, which translates to MEPSPLSSLSPPFAARLDDRRSSLLARWIGPRIPVSNKARLAAAATALVCSAVLTIASLLTPDSRGYGTHQQLGGNAFAPCGTMLVTGYPCPTCGMTTAFAHVMHGHPIAALLAQPTGMLLCLATIAAVAVSIRIALTGRAPTVNWHRFAPVPVALALSFFFIGGWAFKVVHGLLAGTLPVR; encoded by the coding sequence ATGGAGCCTTCACCCCTTTCCTCCCTCAGCCCGCCTTTTGCGGCCCGCTTGGACGATCGCCGGTCCTCTCTTCTGGCCCGCTGGATCGGACCGCGCATCCCCGTCAGCAACAAGGCGCGTCTCGCCGCTGCGGCGACGGCCCTCGTCTGCAGCGCCGTCCTCACCATCGCGTCCCTCCTCACGCCCGACTCGCGCGGCTACGGAACTCACCAGCAGCTCGGCGGCAACGCCTTCGCCCCCTGCGGCACGATGCTCGTCACCGGCTATCCCTGCCCGACCTGCGGCATGACCACGGCCTTCGCCCACGTCATGCACGGTCATCCCATCGCCGCGCTCCTTGCCCAGCCGACGGGCATGTTGCTCTGCCTCGCCACGATCGCCGCCGTGGCCGTTTCGATTCGCATCGCCCTGACCGGCCGCGCGCCAACCGTGAACTGGCATCGTTTCGCCCCCGTGCCGGTCGCACTGGCGCTGTCCTTCTTTTTCATCGGCGGCTGGGCCTTTAAGGTCGTGCATGGCCTGCTGGCGGGCACGCTGCCGGTGCGATAA